A portion of the Cryptomeria japonica chromosome 5, Sugi_1.0, whole genome shotgun sequence genome contains these proteins:
- the LOC131052689 gene encoding L-type lectin-domain containing receptor kinase IX.1-like, which translates to MANLHRIEFTRLFVVCISASSSFIHGVDAEAINFHFPPRANINIDQDAFFGKDRIELTANHLNGRIKRGHGWATYNKLIPVWDNSSKALANLSILHALANFSTHFQFAISKVNNSKLTGDGLTFFLAPSGLQSSDNSSGEWLGLYEAATDGNSSNQIVAVEFDTYKNLPYDPDDNHVGIDVNSRKSKKTVSVNGLYNNTSFKNGKKWEAWVDYDGIEKKLKVFLSFNPDRRDASKPRTPFLWYDIDLRQFLPQNVQEISIPGVNASGRSPKNKRKSFEKIICTSGVACFLVICCFIRARKSKRRDVGKDGGESDEEFNNALRETARSAREFPYAELSAATDNFNDDQKIGVGGFGCVYRGTLAGTNEAVAIKRISPSSKQGKREYETEVSINSKLTHHNLVKFLGWCHRKGDLLLVYELLPNGSLDKYIFENPETPLEWGRRYSTACDIASGLVYLHEDRQESVVHRDIKAINVMLDSKFKAKLGDFGLARMVERGKGGHTTTAAGTIGYIAPEFVATGKATREMDVFSFGALSLEIACGRRPADWSLIDHSSRVVEWVWHLHGENRILDAADKKLGENFNGEEMERLMKVGLLCCHPDPNSRPSMEKVVGILKRGEELLHVPLTFPVAVYGDRVPPDTTFSSSLSTSNGIGSRRISAPSE; encoded by the exons ATGGCTAATCTCCATAGAATTGAGTTCACCCGATTATTTGTCGTTTGTATTAGTGCATCGTCTTCTTTCATTCATGGGGTCGATGCAGAAGCAATTAACTTTCACTTCCCTCCCAGGGCCAATATCAATATCGATCAGGATGCTTTCTTTGGAAAGGATAGGATAGAGCTTACTGCCAATCATTTAAATGGCAGAATTAAAAGGGGCCATGGATGGGCAACTTATAATAAGTTGATTCCAGTGTGGGATAATTCTTCTAAAGCTTTGGCGAATTTATCAATATTACATG CTTTGGCGAATTTTTCTACCCATTTTCAATTTGCCATCTCTAAGGTCAATAACAGTAAGCTCACTGGGGATGGGCTCACTTTCTTCCTTGCGCCATCAGGACTGCAATCATCGGACAACTCTTCTGGAGAATGGCTTGGTCTTTATGAAGCTGCAACTGATGGAAACTCGTCGAATCAGATTGTTGCTGTGGAGTTCGACACATATAAGAATCTTCCTTACGATCCGGATGATAACCATGTGGGAATTGATGTCAACAGCAGGAAATCAAAGAAAACCGTTTCAGTAAATGGCCTGTACAACAACACGTCTTTCAAGAACGGAAAAAAGTGGGAGGCATGGGTGGATTACGATGGCATTGAGAAGAAGCTCAAAGTGTTTCTTTCATTTAACCCCGATCGCAGAGATGCTTCTAAACCTAGAACTCCATTCTTGTGGTACGATATAGATCTGCGTCAGTTTCTTCCCCAGAACGTGCAG GAGATTTCAATACCAGGCGTCAATGCTTCTGGTCGAAGTCCAAAAAATAAAAGGAAATCTTTTGAAAAGATTATATGCACATCCGGTGTGGCCTGCTTCTTAGTCATATGCTGTTTTATTAGGGCAAGAAAAAGCAAGCGCAGGGATGTTGGGAAGGACGGCGGGGAGAGCGATGAGGAATTCAACAACGCGCTTCGAGAGACAGCCCGATCTGCTCGTGAGTTTCCATATGCTGAGCTCAGCGCCGCCACCGACAACTTCAACGACGACCAAAAGATCGGTGTCGGCGGATTCGGATGTGTGTACAGAGGTACTTTGGCTGGCACAAACGAAGCTGTGGCAATAAAAAGAATATCTCCATCCTCCAAGCAAGGGAAACGTGAGTACGAGACAGAGGTCAGTATAAACAGTAAGCTTACTCATCATAATCTCGTGAAGTTTCTGGGATGGTGCCATCGAAAGGGAGATTTGCTTCTTGTTTACGAGTTACTCCCAAACGGGAGTCtggacaaatatatttttgaaaacccaGAAACTCCACTGGAATGGGGTCGAAGATATAGCACAGCATGTGATATAGCCTCCGGTCTGGTTTATCTTCACGAGGATCGGCAAGAGAGCGTTGTGCATAGAGATATTAAAGCCATTAATGTGATGCTGGATTCGAAATTCAAAGCGAAGCTGGGTGATTTCGGCCTTGCCAGAATGGTGGAACGTGGAAAAGGAGGGCATACGACCACGGCAGCGGGTACAATTGGGTACATAGCACCGGAGTTCGTAGCAACGGGAAAAGCCACCCGAGAGATGGACGTGTTCAGCTTTGGAGCCCTGAGTCTTGAAATTGCCTGTGGAAGACGACCAGCAGACTGGAGCTTGATTGATCACAGTTCCAGAGTGGTGGAATGGGTTTGGCACTTGCATGGAGAGAACAGAATTCTTGATGCAGCAGATAAGAAGCTGGGTGAAAATTTCAATGGTGAGGAAATGGAAAGGCTTATGAAAGTCGGATTGCTGTGTTGTCATCCGGATCCCAATTCTAGACCGAGTATGGAAAAAGTAGTGGGTATACTGAAAAGAGGAGAGGAGTTGCTACATGTTCCTCTAACGTTTCCTGTGGCTGTGTATGGTGACCGTGTTCCTCCTGATACCACGTTCTCATCATCACTCTCGACCTCCAATGGAATTGGTAGCAGGAGAATCTCAGCTCCGTCCGAATGA